One Clupea harengus chromosome 12, Ch_v2.0.2, whole genome shotgun sequence DNA segment encodes these proteins:
- the LOC105911974 gene encoding pancreatic secretory granule membrane major glycoprotein GP2-like: protein TCSVIRLKLPAGHGTYQVRMTVYQDPDFTQLFSGTVASPSDEKIYVAVDVDGVDSRQFSSVLDFCWATPINDSAFAINWDLITNQCPNPEDGTVEVVRNGLSISSIFSFRMFTFDGYPSQVYLYCSLHLCPLQDNSCTPNCNPGSQHRGRRSADNRDNITVSFGPLSFPAKNTDVLDILAPMPKRHSPKL, encoded by the exons ACCTGCAGTGTTATACGCCTGAAGCTGCCAGCAGGTCATGGGACATACCAAGTCCGGATGACTGTGTATCAGGATCCCGACTTCACCCAGCTGTTCAGTGGCACCGTGGCAAGTCCATCTGATGAGAAGATCTACGTAGCCGTGGATGTGGATGGAGTGGACAGCCGCCAGTTCTCCAGTGTGTTGGACTTCTGTTGGGCCACACCCATCAATGATTCAGCCTTCGCCATCAACTGGGACCTCATCACTAACCA GTGTCCGAACCCAGAGGACGGCACAGTGGAGGTGGTGAGAAATGGGCTGTCCATAAGCAGCATTTTCTCCTTCAGGATGTTCACTTTTGATGGGTACCCCTCTCAGGTGTACCTTTACTGCAGCCTACACCTCTGCCCTCTGCAGGACAACAGCTGCACACCG AACTGCAATCCTGGCTCTCAGCATAGAGGACGCAGATCTGCAGACAACAGAGACAACATCACTGTTTCTTTTGGGCCACTGAGTTTCCCTGCTAAGAATACAG ATGTGCTGGATATTCTGGCTCCAATGCCAAAGAGACACTCTCCCAAGCTGTAA